In the genome of Dermatophagoides farinae isolate YC_2012a chromosome 4, ASM2471394v1, whole genome shotgun sequence, the window TTCTGttgaatcaatattcaaacaattggaatatataaaacaacTTTCAGAAGAAATACTGGAAATCTTAGAAAAAGATTATTCGTTGGCGAAGCAAAAATATCCAAAGGATGATGATCCTTTTAAAGCTGAAAGCCAAAGAaagataaatgaaatgaccagttcaaaatcgagaaaataacaagtccaaactaacacgaccagttcagaatcgagaaaataacaagtccaaactaacacgaccagttcagaatcaagaaaataacaagtccaaactaacacgaccagttcagaatcgagaaaataacaagtccaaactaacacgaccagttcagaatcaagaaaataacaagtccaaactaacacgaccagttcagaatcgagaaaataacaagtccaaactaacacgaccagttcagaatcgagaaaatgacaaatgtccaaactaacacgaccagttcagaatcaagaaaatgacaaatgtcccaactaacacgacctgttgagaatcgagaaaatgacaaatgtccaaactaacacgaccagttcagaatcgagaaaataacatgtccaacctaacacgacctGTTCAGAATTGGGAAAGTAATCAATAAAGCATTGTCAAccaattctgaactggtcgtgttaggttggatttgccattttctcgattctgaactggtcgtgttagtttggacatttgtcattttctcgattctagTAAATCTTTGAAAGAACAACTCTTTTGCTATGCACTGGTgaaatatgtgtgtatgtatttttgatttaaatgaaataaaaagattaAATGTACGTATACGTATTTAACCCATTCACGACCAAGCGTCACACATGTGTGAGGCTCAAATTTTCCACCATCTCAAATACATTTATCGAGAGCCACAAATAATCTTTTAAAGAGCCGCAGGTTGGCCGTTGGTTgcggttggttggttggttataGTGATttagaatcaaaaatgacACAAAAATCTTAATGCACTTCAGAATagagattgaaaaattcttaaaaCAATTTCCTTTGTTGAACGATCATGGCAATAGTTTTACttggattgaatgattggtaatgttattaatttcatgaatctgaaattttcaacgcattttataatcaatttatagAAAGTCCAAATAAAATCtaaaataaccaaaatagAGTCGAGGTGACATTACTGATTCGAATGacgttgatgatttgatgatcattagaaaaaatttaaattgattgatacaagcttttggaaattttttcggtCATAAATTGCTGCACAGACTTTATGAACGATCGCAGTTTTTTGCCAGTTGTTTTTTAGCGCGCTTCAAATTAACAATCAAGATTTTTAACgcttcaaattttttttaagcaatcattttttgaaaattccttaatttttttaaggCCTCGCGTTTTTCAAGTTGACTTTGCACAAGGCCTCGCGATTTTCCGGGCCGGCCCTGGTCACAGTCTATGTCTGGCTCTAATGCTTCTGATGATTCTGTTGctgtcgctgttgttgttgttgttgttgtggatgatgatttgaccTAATTATTCGTCGTTGtcgaaatatatttttttcccggagaaaacgataacaacaacaacaacaacgaaagtgagaaagaaaaaaaaattctggaagCTTTTGGAACAACGAACCCGGCCGAAGTTCACATCCGGCCTTtgaatgtatgtgtgtgtgtgagtgtgtggtgacacaaccaccaccatcatcaggCCTAGATGTAATTcggaggaaaaaaaaacttcgaTGAAGAAGTGGTGGCTGTAGTTCTTCAATCATCCAACAACTTTGAGAAAATTGGCCcgccaaaaaaagaaaaataaaaatatagcTAAAAACTGGATCAAGAGcagctgtgtgtgtgtgtgtgtgtatgtgtcttATTTTCCTATAGGCAAGctaggaagaaaaaaaaattttcaagtgaaaaatttgtaCGAATATTGAGAGCAACATCGGTCATTGGGTCAGGCATCCATACACGCATACACAgtggaaataaaaagaataaatatattcttgttgcacatgatgatgatgatgaaataacgTGTGTGTCTACCATACACAGATATCGTATTCGTACAAATTCGTTATTACCGATCCAAAAAAGAACAGAAATTATAAATGTGTTATATAGGaaatcgatatatatatgccatgatgtgatgatggttgGATCAATcgactaatgatgatgatagtggtaGCGGTAGTAGCGATGGTAGtggtaagaatttttttttgtatcttGGGTTGggtattgttgttatattagaaaaaaaaatgagagatGCCAGATGGATCCCTGGAAGTCGTGTCTATCAATGTGTATCATTTATTGTGGCTGCCACACCCAAAATTacacacattcacacacaGATGTGTGGAGTTGGTTTTTGGGGGAAAAGAATCTAAATCCAAACCTTTAACACTCACATCACACACCTTCGGTTTTTTTGccgatttttttcgtttggtttTCATCTCATAAAAATATTCTAGGGTACAGtgcactgtgtgtgtgtgtgtgtaattgtTACAAATATTGTGTGATCCAGATGGCGTAATTCCATGAgtgaatatttgttttttgtttcttgaaaatcaaagatcgataacgaatgatgatgatcgattcttGACCAGAATTCTGATTGGTTTCAATTCTCAACAACcctcaacaaaaaaaatatattcagaACGCCCGCCCTTTttgttatgaaaaaaaattcatttcaatcaaataaaaattgaaatcgataaaacaaaaaaaggggTTCCGATttagaataatttttttattattatttttgatcaaataattttcaccACTCACACCTCTCCTCTCGCGTCATACATTGACTgtaacatcttttttttcataaaataaatatatgatgatccatgaatcattatcgaaTCAAACTATTCAATCCAATTTTTGAATCACTTCTAAAAACGTAACGAAATCTATGTAAGGAGTATAGAATTGTCGGCATGAATTGCGGTAGTGATGggggccaaaaaaaaaaatgcatagTGGCATCCTTTGATGAGGATGTAATGTGATCgcatgatggtgatgatgatgatgctagcTATAATACATACATATAATACATACATGCGTTTCATTATATTCTATCGATAATATTTGGTAGTAGTGGTATTaatagatgaaaaaagagaatgggatgtatcattgtcatcatcaatcagaTTAAATCGAACATATAATATTCtgcatattattattatgcatATAATACACAAAGCGGTACAagtaacacacacacacacacacattatttatttgaacCCAAAAAATATTCACTCAAAACATCATCTCGTTGTCGTCgtaaccaaaaaaatctttatacACACATTCTGGCCACAAGACTTTTcctcgtttgtttttttgtttttttttatcaacgTCGTCCGTTCAAAAGAATTCTATTATTCTTGTGTGTGATGTATTAGCTACTACCatcactactactactagcATTAGTATTTCCACTACTACCGGGAAGTAATCGATGCTTCTACTAATAGTTAGCACATACTGTTATTATTCtcgaaaggaaaaaaattatttagtAGTGGTAAATCTAAATGAGATTctcttttcaatttcatttggttgttgttgtatgaacatcatcattatcaacatcaaaagCAGTAGCAtccattcgttttttttaaatataaaaaacaacaacaacaattttttttctggaagcATTTATGGATGATGTGTAAagaaccacacacacacacacacacacacacacataccacAAATATTGTAAAATAAGAGAAATCctatgagagagagagagagagagagagagacagaaaaaaacgctCCCTCTCTCTCAACTAACTCAACTCACTAATTTACTCACATCatacggttttttttctactttctCTCTCATGTATTCtttacccaaaaaaaaaagaaataaagaaaaaaattatccaaatgaaaaaaaaacagcagaaaaaaattctcaaaccgaaaaatagataaataaataaatataatttcCGACgagttcattatcattcgaattttgttttcctatttcttttttattggttttgttttgtgtatcttttcatccaaaaacaaaaaaaaaatattcataattTTCTTCTACTATCCATGCTTAATTTTCTAATGTAAAATattcttgatgattgaatatcAATGTGTGAATCAACTGGTCAATCAAGCAACGGAAACATAAAggcagaagaaaaaaaaattcaacgagattcaaaaaaaacatcattttcaaatcaaatcatcaatttgatcaatcaacGTTTGTTAttcataattcaaaaaaaaataaataataaatcaacaacaacaatctcatcacatcatacaaaaaaaacacgtttcaatttcatcgattgtttttttaaagtgATAACCGtcgaatcatcaattttttttttttgaaaaaaaaattctggtcgATTTTTCTCACAGCAACagcattctctctctcacacactTTTTGAtccatgaaatgaaaaattgtttcttgtttcaaaaaaatcaatcctggatgataatgatgatgataatgacaagaatttgaagagaaaaaaaagaaaaaaaaattttatgaaaaaaagtgacagtgtgtgcgtgtgtgtgtgtgagagagagagagtgtgtgtgtgcgaaaagcgagtgttgttgttgttgttgttgttgggtgATGAGCAAATGTGTGTTGGGTGAGAGAtagtgggtgtgtgtgtctttgtttgtttgtttggtggGTGTGTGCGTAAATGAGGAAATAtgtttatacacacacaccattgatgattgaatgatgatgatgatgatggatgattTCCTTGTATATGTTTGTGGGTGGTGATGAAAAGGGttttcaacaaatgattcgaatttcaatttgttgtaGTCATCGCTAACATCGTCCAGCAGAATttaatcgaatgttttttttttttgaaaaaaagtgaccgaaatttttttttattttaatgttTGACCTTTGAGGTCAAAAATCtgtatattgtttttttttcgatttcaattttcatcaacaacaatcagtGGATGTATATTTTAAAAAGTTGAatattgtttaaaaaaaaaatagttgaAAACTGTTGCTGATTATGagaaatgttgtttttttttgtgaattttgtcatcaatcatcatcattctgattaaatttgattcgtGATTGTATCAATTTAtgcgataaaaaaaaaacaaaaaacaattcaaaaattgatttaaaataatcatcatcatcatcatcatcaacaacaatctatAATAAACCCTCTGCCATCTACTATAATTTAATGATGGATCTACAACACtgccaatgataatgacaacaataaatgaaataataataataattttttaatgaaaaacaacaacaacaacaacaacaaaatcaaagaaaacatttcctttaaaataaaaaatattcatcatctgatcacatatatgatcatcatcatcagtataaATAATTTGAAGCCAAAAAGTTTGTATAATTGttaatttattgtttttgcaaatttaaacaaaaaatttttcaatttgtccACAGGTTCAATCTAtctgaagaagaagaagaaaaaaaaaatcacagtATTGTAACATCATTGTCGCCATTATTTTtggtattgattgattctttttttatttcatcgaaataattatcatcattcattcattcaaaattactATTGATTCAACTCGTTCACTGCCTATATatatctattattattatcatccaatTATTtaatctcaaaaaaaaaattaatttaatcaacggataaaaataataataataataattactgTTGCCATCGTTGAAGcagaattgatttttttttcttcaatccCTTCAATTTTGGgccaattttcatcatcataacacgAATTATccaaaattgaagaaatccaacaagtttttttttctggtttgatTGGTCCATTCATATTCAACATTatatattctatatataCGTATAAATTCGATATATCTTCGATTGTGGAGCTAAAAATAACCGgttgaatatatattatcCGAAAAAAGATATATTCTTTTGTTCTTATCTCTGTGCGTGTGTATGGATtaattgattggatttttggtttcaaaaaTCAGTGTGggtgttgtgtgtgtattttctTGTATCTTATTCAATTGCTTCCTCCcttctatatatatacatattATATTCGAttacaaccaaccaaacacCCACACTCATTGGTCATCATTCTGTTttatgaaaagaattttgtgcaattttttttcgatttcaattttttgtgattaaaaagaagaaagaagaaaaattcatcatcatcacacacatgttgcaattaaaataattcaaacaaaaaaaaattaatttgaaaattaatcaacCGACCTATCAATATCAGTaaagttttcattattctctTCATCACACACACTCCAATAACGACGACCATTTTCCCGTCCAGAACAATagcaaaaatagaaaaatttttgccagaaaaaaaagaattgtagAATCTTCTTAGgtgccaacaaaaaaaccatataGCCACATaaccataacaacaacagacgACGactatttcattcattcaatcaaagtGAAATccgaaataaaatatttttttcgacaataataacaacaacaaatatatcatatatatgattcAACTCATCATTggagaagagaaaaaaaatcatttgttttatcattgatttaaattttttaaaatattaggaaaaattcaattattcgcattgaaacaacaacaacagcaacaaaaatcatacaACGAAAACAGCGACAACAACCTACGACTACTACTTTACTAGCCATccgaaattcttttcattttttttttttttgtaaacaacaaaaaatcttttgaatatattgttattatacACCTTTTTTTAGACATAATCAaccaatcaacaaaacaaaacaaaacattggCATTGAATCTtgcatcatttatatatcattgatcgataatccaagattattttttttcttttttttcaaatttcttcaattatttttttttctcattcattttggttgTACAACCGTGTGTTCGTTTTTATGATTCTCGTCCGGCGtcttaaaaaataataagacGCGTCAGTGACGAGTAATCATTAAAACAAACGATCCGAAaggatataaaaaaaaaccgcaACCACGGGTATTACAGTGATGGCGTGCTGTCTGAGCGAAGAGGCGAAAGAACAGAAAAGGATTAATCAAGAAATTGAACGTCAACTTCGCAAAGACAAGCGAGATGCTCGTCGTGAgctcaaattattattacttggtatgttttatttttttttgttagttttgatttgatttgtttttctttttttttgattcaaaaaaaataaataagacTGAAAGACTTTTTTCGAGTtggggtgtgtgtgtgtgtgtgtgtgtgcggttGGTTGGTTTAGCATTAGcaatagaacaaaaaaaaaacaaaaaaaaattccaaattcttttcaatttattcactcattcattcGGTTAGTTAGTCAGCCAGTTTTTCGATCTTTGTATATCGCCCATTTGCCCATTTAttagtattattattgatggttAAAGTTTTTTGGCGCCCACTACATCAATGACCTCAattccatacacacacacacagagagagagagagaatggtACACAGActcagaatcaaaaaaaaacgcaatgtttatgtgtttgtgtgtggttTATTGTAAATATTCTTTATTTGGGGGTTTCTTGGATTTTattcgttcttttttttgcttaaaGTATTCGGGTCGATGTGTTTGTGCCATAGTTTAACTAGAaatataggaaaaaaaaatacaaagaaCGGCCTGAGTGTGGGGGCGAAAGAAAAGTGGCAGTACAATGTGTGTATAGGTCCCGATTTTTCTtattcccattttttttcctatttcaATGTGTgttgtatgtgttttttaAATGTATTTCTTTATGGCCAGAATCCCAgaatccatgatgatgatgatgtggattcaggatagaaaataatttttaatttaaaaaaaaggtgaCTGAAGATGCTTTTCATAGTCTTTTTAGGGTTTTTTTCCtgggaaaaaattgtaattaatttattgttgtccattttgacattgattttgatgataatgatgatgtgtgctttgtgtgtttgatttttttagtGTCACATGTtttgtcaatcaaattaaattaaattaaatcataaaacacgaacaaaaaaatttttctttttccctgtcattatttgaaaaaaaatatcgaatggttattgattgattgtttttttttctctctgatCTTTGatctttcatcatttaaattgattgattgatcaatatagAGATTTAGAtatacaatttttgttgcaGGCCCATTATCCgggtatttttttcacaggaTAAGTCTTCCCCTTTTCACATTATGTTGTAATGATAGAATTGTTGCTGGACCTAAGCTTGtcgttgatggtgatgatgttggatGCTAGAATTAGGTTAAATTTtcctaatttttttctctctttctctcgtACCTTTCATTGAAGTGAAGACAAaagttttaaatttttctattttaattttaatttatacTTTATTCGAAATGATAAGATAAAAACtttgtattttcattttgtttttttttcattttttttgtgtgtgtgtttaagaCGAATGGTAGGTGTATTATGGaagcaatgaaaaataatttctctTTTCTTATTTAGGTCATTGTGCGATtgtttaccaaaaaaaaaactacaataCAACCATCTgtcaatgattcaaaattaataaaaaaatttttttttttttttgaataatcgacaaaaacattatataatcctagaagaaaaaacttgaaaacagaaaaaaaattcaaaatattcaaataagaaaaattattattaataattgatgaatttggtAGTGATGTTGGTGTGTGAAAATGATGGTAGTagtcaaaaataaaattttttttgtgatttttataatgattgtgttgttgttaccTCGACAATGTCACGATCAATGtacaaatcgatgatgagAATATTTCCATCATACATCCATTCATCTATCTAACTAGCTAACCATTCAGGTACAAATTATTATCCGCCTTCTATCatagattttttcaatgaaaaaaagtaaaagtgACAAAAAAGGTGTGTGTCTACagtctgtttgtgtgtgtgtgtgtgtgtgtgactagatatttttttcaattattttccatcctgttgttgttgttgtttggatttcaagttgaaaatgatgatagtggtTATTCATTTAAcatttaaatttgtttttttttcgatagaATAGTAATATTCAGGGTTTTTCCTCTTTtaatctctctctcgctctcGCTCTTACTCATTATCTCTTCCTCAAATGTTTTACTACGACAtcagtaataaaaaaaactttttttttgtcaattctttccaattttcaatttgtcaaTTGGTTTTTTATATCTGTTTGTTTTACTTGGGATATAGTTGGAGATATAGaggttaataataattttgaaggattcctttgatttttttttcttcttgcaATTTAGAGAAATATACATCATCAGATTAAAGTTTATCTTTTAACCGATTTACTTATtatcacattttttcttttctttatcTTTGTTCCATTTTCCACAGTTGTGGCTGTTggtaattttgattgattgattgatatgtgtgtgaattgaaatcggttttttggttttatttttgttttcaccatATTTATACAAACCTTGAATATCAAACATCATACACATACAAATCGAGAGACAGGcattatctatctatctatgtATATATAGGTAAATATAATGAATCCTCATACATAAAGCACCtgtaggattttttttgtgtgtttttcttGTCCTGGGATACGCTGATGACGACTATTTTTGTtggtacattttttttgttgttgtctacaTTTATAATGTATATATTGGAATTgacattttcaaacaaaacaaaaaaaatgatttatgatcTGCTTGTTATTTGGTTTTTATCGgttgattgttgtcgttaatctctgataattttttgtttttcatttgaatgaaaaaaaacctaataAATTGACTTGTACATTCAAAAaactttgattgattttttttggctttacGATTTTttaagatttttatttcattttgttttgctttttttttgtttttgcgatttttctattgtcaatcatttcgtttttttttttcgttgaagaGAAAGTTTTAATTTGATCCATTCAATCCTGtcgataatgttgttgatgattgaatttgtttggtatttttttttcgctttaaATTTCCTCCATAAACACGCGCAGGCCacacatttattttgttttttgttttattaatcTCGACAAAATCTTTAAAGATTTAAATCTATTGTTAGGTTAGTGGAATagatttgttttgtgtttatagtaatatttttttttctcttttttttcactattttgatgtttatttcattttacatacaatttttttctctgtttctgcgtgtgtgtttgtggaaatgaaattaacaaaaaaaaaatttaaaaacacCAGGAAtctctttatttttaatggtgaaatatataaaataatgtTTATAAATGGGTAGTAGTATgtaggaaatttttttttgttgttgttgaaataattttcaaatctaaAAACTagctacacacacacacaccagacACTTGTAGAGCTCGAttctttctctctgtgtgtgtgtatgtgtatgttgaATGTGAATCTATACGttatacaatatatatacatatctttgattgattgattgaatctaATTAACAAATAGCTAAACTCAACAAGAAAATGTTGTTTAGTTAGTTGATTGTTGGATTTGTTGGGCTTGTGTGTATACTGTTGTAATGGTTGTGTTTTTTGGTTGGATTCTATATTCTGGATattgatgtttgtgtgttggCAGACATGcagaaaacaaacattcgtgatgaatttgaaaaaaaaattaaaaattctatatgatcaatatcatagtaatttatttttcaaccTAGTATGAGAATttcaaaacacaaaaaaaatgagaaaaattcagaaagaaaagatgcttttttcccttttgtctctctctatatatattcaatagaTGTATAAATAAATCTTTGAATGTTTTGATAGATTGCCAAACAAAGGTGAAGAATAAAACTGGAAAGAACGAGTTAAAATGTTTCTCATTTGAATGGTTTCATGGGGGGGGGGCAGGAACGGTAAATGTGGaattaacgaaaaaaaactagaaagAGAGAGCGAGAAAGATgtacatttatttttatcgtttttttcggATAGTGATTACTAATAATTTGGAACATTTATATGATCAACAAGTTTGTgtcgaattgattgattgattggatttttgttttttttcttcttaattATCTTATTATCCACAAAACATAGGTACCGGAGAATCCGGTAAAAGCACATTCATCAAACAGATGCGTATCATACATGGATCAGGATATTCGGATGAAGATAAAAAAGGTTTTATTAAATTGGTCTTTCAGAACATATTTATGGCCATGCAAAGTATGATCAAAGCGATGGATATGCTCAAAATACCTTATAAAGATAGTAAAAATATTgtatgttattttttttcttgataaaaTGTGTGGTTAttaacaaaaatgttttattttcaaattcaaggAAAACGCCGATCTAGTACGTTCTGTTGATTATGAAACAGTGACCACATTTGATAGTCCATATGTTGAAGCAATCAAATGTTTATGGGCCGATACTGGTATACAAGAATGTTTTGATAGAAGAAGAGAATATCAGCTCACCGATTCTGCCAAATAGTAAGTGTGCtacttttgatttttttttttttggattgattgatttgttttttttcctagcTATTTGAGCGACATTGATCGAATTGCCGCACCAGATTATTTGCCTACTCAACAAGATATTCTGCGTGTCAGAGTGCCTACTACTGGCATCATAGAATACCCTTTTGATCTTGATTCGATTATATTCcggtttgtttgaaattgatatttttttttttaattacaattaatcaattaatttggTAAATACATGTTTATATATAGGATGGTCGATGTGGGTGGCCAGCGATccgaaagaagaaaatggaTCCACtgttttgaaaatgtaacctcaattatttttttagtCGCCTTAAGTGaatatgatcaaattttattcgaatCTGATAATGAggtatgtatttttttggattattgtttttgttttttttcctaaaatttaattctgtttttttctctttatcaGAACCGAATGGAGGAATCGAAAGCATTGTTCAAGACCATAATAACATATCCATGGTTTCAGAACTCCTCCGTAATATTATttctaaataaaaaagatttattggaagaaaaaattatgtatTCACATTTAGTTGATTACTTTCCCGAATATGATGGTAAagtgtttgatttgatattgaTTCTCTAACactaattgattaattgattttaacAAATATATAGGTCCAAAAAAGGATCCATTACATGCCAGAGAATTTATattaaaaatgtttgtcGATCTCAATCCGGACAGtgagaaaataatttattctcATTTTACCTGTGCAACAGGTAtgtaaattttattcatttcattgtattattaatattttttctctcaatgatgataataataataatagatacGGAAAATATTCGATTCGTTTTTGCTGCTGTGAAAGATACAATATTACAGTCAAATTTAAAAGAGTATAATTTGGTCTAACTAATTAAACTATAACAACGAGAACAATGACAAC includes:
- the LOC124491038 gene encoding guanine nucleotide-binding protein G(q) subunit alpha — encoded protein: MACCLSEEAKEQKRINQEIERQLRKDKRDARRELKLLLLGTGESGKSTFIKQMRIIHGSGYSDEDKKGFIKLVFQNIFMAMQSMIKAMDMLKIPYKDSKNIENADLVRSVDYETVTTFDSPYVEAIKCLWADTGIQECFDRRREYQLTDSAKYYLSDIDRIAAPDYLPTQQDILRVRVPTTGIIEYPFDLDSIIFRMVDVGGQRSERRKWIHCFENVTSIIFLVALSEYDQILFESDNENRMEESKALFKTIITYPWFQNSSVILFLNKKDLLEEKIMYSHLVDYFPEYDGPKKDPLHAREFILKMFVDLNPDSEKIIYSHFTCATDTENIRFVFAAVKDTILQSNLKEYNLV